Genomic window (Nocardiopsis sp. YSL2):
AACACGACACACGAGGGGCTCGCTGATGCGGGTCCTTTTTCGTGTGCGCACGAAGGAATGGAGGGGCCATGGCCCACCCGCTTCTGGTGCGCGCGGCTCAGTGCATCGAGCAGGCCCGCGCGCTCAACGATGAGTTTCCCGACAAGTCCAAGATGCCCGCGGAGGTCACCAAGAAGATCGACGCTCTGCTGGGCGAGGCGTCCAAGTCCAAGGCGCAGGTCGAGCGCGAAGCGAAGATGACCGACCTGGACAACTACCTGGCCGCGCCCAACTACAAGCACGACATGGGCGCCGACGGCGGCAGCGGCACCGAGAGCGGCGGCATGTCCGTCGAGCAGATCGGCGGCGTGTACACCACCGACAAGCAGCGCAAGGAGGCCAAGCGCAAGGCCTTCCTGGACTACGTGCGCAAGGGCGGCGCGCACATGTCGCACGAACGCAAGGCCGACCTGGTCGAGGACACCGAGGGCCAGGTGCTGGTCCCCGCGGACTTCGTCGGCACCATCCTGCGGGAGCTGCCCCGGGACGCCGTGATCCGCAACCTCGCCACCGTCCGGCCCACCAGCTCCAACAAGATGGACATCGGCGTGGTCAACGTGGCCGCCGCCGGCTGGGGCAAGCTGGAGACCGGCACGACCGCCGCCGACGGCCTGGCCGCCGACCCGGCCGACAAGGACACCATCGAGGTGTTCGACCTCAACGCACTGGTCAAGATCGGTGTGGACGAGCTCGACGACGCCGACGACGACCTCGAAGCGGTCATCTCCCAGGCGCTGAGCCTGAAGATCGCCGAGATGGAGGACGACGCCTTCGCGTCCGGCAACGGCACCAGCCAGCCGCAGGGCCTGTCGGTGGCGGCGACCATCACCCAGGGCGTGGCCGGCGCCGCCGGCGAGACCGTCGCCGGGGACGAGCTCAAGCGCACCATCTTCTCCGTCCCGGCGCAGTTCCGCCGCAAGGCCAACGCCGCCTGGCTGTACCACACCAGCGCGGAAGAGAAGATCGCGCTGCTCAAGGACGCCGACGGCCGCTACCTCCTGCAGCCCAACACCGCCGAGGGCGAGCCCGACATGCTCATGGGCTACCGGGCCTACACCGTCGACGGGCTCCCCGCCATCACCACGACCGTGGACGGCGCCGGAGCGGGCACCGACAAGAGCATCATGTTCGGTGACCTGCGACAGGGTTACATGATCGCCGACCGGCGACGGCTCACCGTCACCCGCCTGACCGAGCGCTACGCCGAGGAGGGCAAGCTGGGCCTGCTGTTCCGGCACCGCGTCGGCGGTGGCGTCATCCGGCCCAAGGCCTTCGCCTGGTACAAGCTGTGACCGCCCCGGGGCGGCGCCGATTCGGCGCCGCCCCGGATCCGCATCCGCAGAGGAAGGACAGCACGTGCGAGTC
Coding sequences:
- a CDS encoding phage major capsid protein; amino-acid sequence: MAHPLLVRAAQCIEQARALNDEFPDKSKMPAEVTKKIDALLGEASKSKAQVEREAKMTDLDNYLAAPNYKHDMGADGGSGTESGGMSVEQIGGVYTTDKQRKEAKRKAFLDYVRKGGAHMSHERKADLVEDTEGQVLVPADFVGTILRELPRDAVIRNLATVRPTSSNKMDIGVVNVAAAGWGKLETGTTAADGLAADPADKDTIEVFDLNALVKIGVDELDDADDDLEAVISQALSLKIAEMEDDAFASGNGTSQPQGLSVAATITQGVAGAAGETVAGDELKRTIFSVPAQFRRKANAAWLYHTSAEEKIALLKDADGRYLLQPNTAEGEPDMLMGYRAYTVDGLPAITTTVDGAGAGTDKSIMFGDLRQGYMIADRRRLTVTRLTERYAEEGKLGLLFRHRVGGGVIRPKAFAWYKL